The following is a genomic window from Neodiprion lecontei isolate iyNeoLeco1 chromosome 4, iyNeoLeco1.1, whole genome shotgun sequence.
ATCCATCTAACGTGCATTCATTGGAAAATGAACGCGGGGTCGTTATCGACGGAGAAACGTTTTTTGGTTCGTTGTATGCGCGTCAGATGTCATCGAGCGACGGAAGACCGGaggaatttgatttttttttaacgtcaataatattcaacaatgcgttTGACATGCGCGCGCCCAATCACGCCCCcttagaaattttcaattttacccaTGCAGCGCTCTGTTTATGCCGTCGTTAATAGGTGCGCTGATTTGAGATTCGGCTACTTTTCAACAATACTTGTCATATATTTGCTATGCaaacagaatttttcaagCGACAAAATgctgtaatgaaatttttagtaaatatgagaaaatttgttgaaaatatttagcaacgttcaattaaaaagaaaaaatcgctCTCCCCTTCTTACTAAAGGAAATCTATTTTTGCATgtcgattttttaatttcaaaagcaTTTGCGATTCTAATAACAGGTATGGCGCAAAGTAGAGCAAGTTCTCACTCACTTGCGGATGCTGTAAAAATGGTAAATACAAAACGGTCAAACCTATTCGAGTAAAATCGAAACTGTAtctttcatcattattttcaaccaattcagtttctatcgcaaattgtatttttcagattctaaGACATTTTTTGGGTATGCAAATAACACGTAATTCGAAATCATCGCTGCGAAGGGGTTGTTTAGTAATAGATATTGAATTACGTGCTAATAAAAGGCGTGATTTATACGCTGTGCAAATGACCCACTGTGGATGCTGGACTAACAACGGAGTCCAAAATTTATTCGACGAATTGTGTCTCCTAGTAAAAAATGGAATGCTGCCCGATAAACCGGTGCTGGCTCAAGCGTTTACAAGAAATTCCGGTGATGCGAAAGAAACTCGTTATATCATAGGAGGAGGGCCGAGTTTTGGTCAAAAACAGTCTTTGTTGAACAATCCAATAATCCATTTTCCGTCATTTCGAAATTACGTCTTGATCAAGTTACAGGTAAATGTAACaacgtattatattatacaaactATTCTTACAATTTTCACACGTCATATGGTGCTGCATTATACATCGTGTGATTATTTTTAGTACAGAATCTCATCCGATCATCTATTAGAATTCAAGGAAATACTGGTCTGCGAATTCAAAACATTAAGAGAGTCCAATCCCAACGTAAAAATCACGTTTTACTATGAGAAGGACGTTTTCTACACGAACCACG
Proteins encoded in this region:
- the LOC124293857 gene encoding uncharacterized protein LOC124293857, translated to MAQSRASSHSLADAVKMILRHFLGMQITRNSKSSLRRGCLVIDIELRANKRRDLYAVQMTHCGCWTNNGVQNLFDELCLLVKNGMLPDKPVLAQAFTRNSGDAKETRYIIGGGPSFGQKQSLLNNPIIHFPSFRNYVLIKLQYRISSDHLLEFKEILVCEFKTLRESNPNVKITFYYEKDVFYTNHVQSDDDFQDSQSLSLSLISIVKQSMNNEFKERCLNTIGADNAHEAQKLLGKTLFSMTHENYMIP